A single Neoarius graeffei isolate fNeoGra1 chromosome 23, fNeoGra1.pri, whole genome shotgun sequence DNA region contains:
- the elocb gene encoding elongin C paralog b — protein sequence MDCEEKTYGGCEGPDAMYVKLISSDGHEFIVKREHALTSGTIKAMLSGPGQFAENETNEVNFREIPSHVLSKVCMYFTYKVRYTNSSTEIPEFPIAPEIALELLMAANFLDC from the exons ATGG ACTGTGAAGAGAAGACGTACGGTGGCTGTGAAGGCCCAGACGCCATGTATGTGAAACTGATCTCCTCTGATGGTCATGAGTTCATTGTGAAGCGAGAACACGCACTGACGTCAGGAACCATCAAAGCCATGCTGAGCGGCCCTG GccagtttgctgaaaacgaaacgAATGAAGTGAATTTTCGAGAGATCCCGTCTCACGTCCTCTCCAAAGTCTGCATGTATTTCACATACAAAGTCCGATACACCAACAGCTCCACAGAGATCCCCGAGTTCCCCATCGCCCCGGAGATCGCCCTGGAACTGCTCATGGCTGCAAACTTCTTAGATTGTTAA
- the tmem70 gene encoding transmembrane protein 70, mitochondrial: MTLTFLKMFYLNTFSRFRIISVNQQILGHIQRGNAYFSSSCQRTCTSSALNNKQQQHLLRFLQRRTCSTPSSKQVRPCVHGRCYSSQTGGTEDGVLIYTGSLGKAVLGVKFFSYSSSMFSLCAMPLIFMKTGLGVSSFVMKAAFCGFIGFFTFLTPVLLHLITKGYVVRMYHNKETDTYTAVTYSALLLEKKSVFHQSDVKVPDVSRMFTSFYAKKQSLLINPMLFDIPHDYNHLMGYDKPFSFDPEDLNKPDKN, encoded by the exons ATGACGTTAACGTTTCTGAAAATGTTTTACTTAAATACCTTTTCCAGGTTTAGAATAATCTCAGTAAATCAGCAGATATTAGGACACATCCAGCGAGGCAACGCTTATTTCTCGAGCAGCTGTCAGAGAACATGCACATCTTCAGCTCTGAACAACAAGCAGCAGCAGCATCTGCTGAGGTTCCTGCAGAGGAGAACCTGCTCAACACCCAGCAGCAAACAG GTTCGACCCTGCGTGCATGGAAGATGTTATTCCTCACAGACCGGCGGCACTGAGGATGGAGTTCTGATCTACACCGGCAGTCTGGGCAAGGCCGTGCTCG GCGTGAAGTTTTTCTCGTACTCCAGCAGCATGTTCAGTTTGTGTGCGATGCCCCTCATCTTCATGAAGACAGGCCTCGGCGTGAGCAGCTTTGTGATGAAGGCGGCTTTCTGTGGGTTTATTGGGTTCTTCACGTTCCTGACTCCAGTCCTCCTCCACCTCATCACCAAAGGCTACGTGGTGCGCATGTATCACAACAAAGAGACAGACACGTACACGGCTGTCACGTACAGTGCGCTGCTGTTGGAGAAGAAATCTGTGTTCCATCAGAGTGACGTGAAAGTCCCAGACGTGAGCCGGATGTTCACGAGCTTCTACGCCAAGAAGCAGTCGCTGCTCATAAACCCAATGCTGTTTGACATACCACATGACTACAATCACCTCATGGGCTACGATAAACCTTTCTCCTTCGACCCAGAGGACTTAAATAAACCTGATAAAAATTAG